One genomic region from Nymphaea colorata isolate Beijing-Zhang1983 chromosome 12, ASM883128v2, whole genome shotgun sequence encodes:
- the LOC116266330 gene encoding heavy metal-associated isoprenylated plant protein 22-like isoform X1 codes for MPGGEKPDKVNSKNSTHLLQSTHPDTSLSLSRSVHPWQVITVDLKVSINCSACQRQVKKALLNLDGVESVSTDMEKQKATVTGRVDPKIVLKVLKKKTGKRAALWPNPDQPEKSEEGNAAASEVKAKPSVCGRDESAALLTYFSDENPNSCTIS; via the exons ATGCCAGGCGGTGAAAAACCAGACAAGGTAAACAGTAAAAACTCAACCCATCTCCTTCAATCCACCCATCctgacacctctctctctctctctcgctctgtccATCCATGGCAGGTGATAACGGTGGATCTGAAGGTCTCCATCAATTGCAGTGCATGCCAGAGGCAAGTTAAAAAGGCACTGTTAAATCTCGATG GAGTTGAGTCCGTGTCGACGGACATGGAGAAGCAGAAGGCAACCGTGACGGGTCGGGTTGATCCTAAGATCGTTCTGAAGGTGCTCAAGAAGAAGACGGGGAAGCGGGCGGCGCTCTGGCCGAATCCTGACCAACCGGAGAAGAGCGAGGAAGGCAATGCCGCGGCCTCTGAGGTGAAGGCGAAGCCGAGCGTCTGCGGCCGCGACGAGAGCGCCGCTTTGCTCACGTACTTCAGCGATGAGAATCCGAATTCATGCACGATTTCTTGA
- the LOC116266330 gene encoding heavy metal-associated isoprenylated plant protein 22-like isoform X2, with protein MPGGEKPDKVITVDLKVSINCSACQRQVKKALLNLDGVESVSTDMEKQKATVTGRVDPKIVLKVLKKKTGKRAALWPNPDQPEKSEEGNAAASEVKAKPSVCGRDESAALLTYFSDENPNSCTIS; from the exons ATGCCAGGCGGTGAAAAACCAGACAAG GTGATAACGGTGGATCTGAAGGTCTCCATCAATTGCAGTGCATGCCAGAGGCAAGTTAAAAAGGCACTGTTAAATCTCGATG GAGTTGAGTCCGTGTCGACGGACATGGAGAAGCAGAAGGCAACCGTGACGGGTCGGGTTGATCCTAAGATCGTTCTGAAGGTGCTCAAGAAGAAGACGGGGAAGCGGGCGGCGCTCTGGCCGAATCCTGACCAACCGGAGAAGAGCGAGGAAGGCAATGCCGCGGCCTCTGAGGTGAAGGCGAAGCCGAGCGTCTGCGGCCGCGACGAGAGCGCCGCTTTGCTCACGTACTTCAGCGATGAGAATCCGAATTCATGCACGATTTCTTGA